Proteins from a genomic interval of Phyllopteryx taeniolatus isolate TA_2022b chromosome 3, UOR_Ptae_1.2, whole genome shotgun sequence:
- the tmem167a gene encoding protein kish-A, giving the protein MSAIFNFQSLLTVILLLICTCAYIRALAPSLLDKNKTGLLGIFWKCARIGERKSPWVACCCIVMAFSILFLQ; this is encoded by the exons ATG TCAGCCATTTTCAACTTCCAGTCACTGCTCACAGTGATTCTTCTCCTGATATGTACCTGTGCCTACATCAGAGCGCTGGCTCCCAGCCTGCTGGACAAGAATAAGACCGG GCTTCTTGGGATTTTCTGGAAGTGTGCCAGAATag GTGAGCGGAAGAGTCCTTGGGTGGCCTGCTGCTGTATCGTCATGGCGTTTAGTATCCTGTTCTTACAGTAG